From one Ferrovibrio sp. MS7 genomic stretch:
- a CDS encoding transglutaminase-like domain-containing protein, whose protein sequence is MLATDIAFRGHQPVTPNEAECVCELLERTPLLDFDHPSIVALIAERGWRDMVREDRVQAIYEFVRDEILFGYNTDDDIPASAVLADGYGQCNTKATLFMALLRAVGISCRFHGFTIHKRLQKGAVTGLFYLLAPANILHSWVEVQIDGRWLNLEGLILDNKYLRQLQARFPDCSGSFCGYGVSTADFRNPKTAWTGRDTYIQDKGINHDFGLFNTPDEFYAKVGTNIRGWKRWFYIHYIRHVMNRNVARIRNAIIR, encoded by the coding sequence ATGCTTGCGACCGACATTGCTTTCCGCGGCCACCAGCCCGTAACGCCCAACGAAGCCGAATGCGTGTGCGAATTGCTGGAGCGCACGCCGTTGCTCGACTTCGACCATCCCAGCATCGTGGCCTTGATTGCCGAGCGCGGCTGGCGCGACATGGTTCGCGAAGACCGCGTGCAGGCAATTTATGAGTTCGTCCGTGACGAAATCCTGTTCGGCTACAACACCGACGACGATATTCCGGCGTCAGCCGTGCTGGCTGACGGCTACGGTCAATGCAACACCAAGGCGACCCTCTTCATGGCGCTGCTGCGCGCGGTCGGCATCTCCTGCCGATTCCACGGCTTCACCATTCACAAGCGCCTTCAGAAGGGCGCGGTCACTGGCCTGTTCTATCTGCTGGCGCCCGCCAACATTTTGCACAGCTGGGTCGAGGTTCAGATTGATGGCCGCTGGTTGAATCTCGAAGGCTTGATCCTGGATAACAAATATCTGCGGCAGCTTCAGGCCCGTTTTCCTGACTGCTCCGGAAGTTTCTGCGGATACGGCGTGTCCACCGCCGATTTCCGCAATCCGAAGACAGCATGGACGGGCCGAGATACCTATATCCAGGATAAAGGCATCAATCACGATTTCGGTCTATTCAATACCCCTGACGAGTTTTACGCCAAGGTCGGTACGAATATCAGGGGCTGGAAACGATGGTTCTACATCCACTACATCCGGCATGTGATGAACCGGAATGTCGCCCGCATCCGAAACGCAATCATCAGGTAA
- a CDS encoding cation transporter, with protein MSTTAAPKASDIQYRVTGMDCSSCATKIEGATRKITGVNDVRVSIASQIMTLDVAEPAVQLPEVERAVTGLGYHLQRLDTVTDGENDELPKDISHVAPAYRRALWIVVLLNVGYGIVEAMGGFWSGSQALKADALDFLGDGLITFLGLLAIGWSLAWRARSALIQGLFLGALGLAVLANTAYRVLVLHTPEAELMGLFGLIALAVNVAAAAVLVPHRAGDANVRAVWLFSRNDAIGNAAVVVAAGVVAWTDSAWPDLVVAIVIAGLFLQSAWSIVRDARSDLARAGKTSL; from the coding sequence ATGTCCACCACGGCTGCACCGAAGGCATCTGATATTCAGTACCGCGTGACCGGTATGGATTGCTCCAGTTGTGCCACCAAGATTGAAGGCGCCACTCGAAAGATAACTGGTGTTAACGATGTCAGGGTATCAATCGCGTCTCAGATCATGACGCTCGACGTTGCGGAACCGGCGGTACAACTGCCTGAAGTCGAGCGGGCGGTGACAGGTCTGGGCTATCACCTTCAGCGCCTGGATACCGTAACGGATGGCGAAAACGATGAGCTGCCGAAAGACATATCGCATGTTGCACCAGCTTATCGGCGCGCGCTCTGGATTGTTGTGCTGCTGAATGTTGGCTACGGCATCGTGGAAGCGATGGGCGGTTTCTGGTCTGGTTCTCAAGCACTGAAGGCCGATGCGCTCGATTTCCTGGGCGATGGTCTCATCACATTCCTCGGGCTACTGGCTATAGGGTGGAGTTTGGCGTGGCGTGCGCGTTCGGCTCTCATCCAGGGCCTGTTTCTTGGCGCACTGGGGCTCGCAGTCCTTGCCAATACGGCCTATCGGGTTCTGGTCTTGCATACGCCGGAAGCTGAGTTGATGGGCTTGTTCGGCCTTATCGCACTTGCTGTAAATGTCGCGGCTGCTGCTGTCCTGGTGCCGCATCGTGCGGGCGATGCCAATGTCAGAGCTGTTTGGCTATTCAGCCGGAATGATGCCATCGGCAATGCCGCCGTTGTCGTTGCTGCTGGCGTGGTCGCCTGGACGGATTCGGCATGGCCGGATCTGGTCGTTGCCATCGTTATAGCAGGACTGTTCCTGCAATCGGCCTGGTCGATTGTGCGGGATGCGCGAAGTGACTTGGCCAGAGCAGGTAAAACATCGCTGTGA
- a CDS encoding heavy metal translocating P-type ATPase — MRDPVCGMQVDPAKTAHQAKHEGRPYFFCSGGCKSKFTADPARYTTRQVKPAMPPAAAGTIYTCPMHPEIRQPGPGSCPICGMALEPEIVSADSGPNPELIDMTRRFWIGLGLTIPVFMLEMGGHLLNLHVVGQQMSNWIQLVLATPVVLWAGWPFFQRGAVSIATRQLNMFTLIAMGTGIAWAYSLVATIHPGLFPPAFRGPDGAVAVYFEAAAVITVLVLLGQVLELRAREQTSGAIKALLDLTPKTARRIAADGSDEDIPAELIQVGNRLRVRPGEKVPVDGEVLEGRCAVDESMVTGESMPVTKEAGSKVIAGTMNQTGSFVMRADKVGHDTMLSRIVQMVAQAQRSRAPIQRLADDVAGWFVPAVIVVAILAFAAWAVWGPEPRLTFGLVAAVSVLIIACPCALGLATPMSIMVGVGRGAQLGVLIKNAEALERMEKVDTIVVDKTGTLTEGKPKLTQIRTTAQIGQDRLLYFAASLERSSEHPLAQAIVQLAAERGMALGTATDFDSPVGKGVVGRIDGHQVVIGNADFLRSHGLPAERFSHQADELRQDGATAIYLGIDQEVAGILAISDPVKQTTPAALAALREDGIHVVMLTGDNRITAEAVARRLGIEEVEADVLPDRKSAIVERLRGEGRVVAMAGDGVNDAPALAAADVGIAMGTGTDVAIESAGVTLLKGDLQGIVKARHLSAATMRNIRQNLFFAFIYNAAGVPIAAGVLYPAFGMLLSPVIAAAAMALSSVSVIANALRLRAVRIK, encoded by the coding sequence GTGAGGGATCCGGTCTGTGGCATGCAGGTCGACCCGGCAAAAACCGCTCATCAGGCAAAGCATGAGGGGCGGCCTTATTTCTTCTGCTCGGGCGGCTGCAAATCCAAGTTCACTGCTGATCCGGCCCGTTACACGACCAGGCAGGTAAAGCCGGCCATGCCGCCGGCTGCGGCGGGTACCATCTATACCTGCCCGATGCACCCTGAGATCCGTCAGCCCGGGCCTGGCTCATGCCCGATCTGCGGCATGGCGCTTGAGCCGGAAATCGTCTCGGCAGACAGCGGGCCCAATCCCGAGCTGATCGATATGACCCGGCGATTCTGGATCGGGCTGGGGCTGACTATCCCCGTCTTCATGCTCGAGATGGGCGGGCATCTCTTGAACCTGCATGTCGTCGGGCAGCAGATGTCGAACTGGATCCAGTTGGTCTTGGCAACACCTGTCGTTCTGTGGGCGGGCTGGCCCTTCTTCCAGCGCGGTGCGGTGTCCATTGCAACCCGCCAGTTGAATATGTTCACCCTGATCGCCATGGGGACAGGCATTGCCTGGGCCTACAGTCTGGTAGCAACCATTCATCCAGGCCTCTTTCCACCGGCTTTTCGCGGGCCAGATGGCGCCGTCGCAGTCTATTTTGAGGCGGCAGCTGTCATCACTGTGCTGGTCCTGCTCGGCCAGGTTCTGGAATTGCGGGCGCGTGAGCAGACATCGGGTGCGATCAAGGCCCTGCTGGACCTGACACCGAAGACGGCTAGGCGCATCGCCGCGGATGGCTCGGATGAGGACATTCCTGCTGAATTGATCCAGGTCGGGAATCGTTTGCGAGTCAGGCCCGGCGAAAAGGTGCCGGTCGATGGCGAGGTACTGGAGGGCCGCTGTGCCGTGGATGAATCCATGGTCACCGGTGAATCGATGCCCGTCACCAAAGAAGCTGGCAGCAAGGTGATCGCGGGAACCATGAATCAGACCGGGTCATTCGTCATGCGCGCCGATAAGGTCGGCCATGACACCATGCTGTCCCGGATCGTCCAGATGGTGGCGCAGGCCCAGCGCAGTCGGGCCCCGATCCAGCGCCTTGCCGACGACGTTGCCGGCTGGTTCGTGCCTGCCGTCATCGTGGTAGCGATCCTCGCGTTTGCTGCCTGGGCTGTCTGGGGCCCGGAGCCGCGCCTCACCTTTGGACTGGTAGCTGCTGTATCCGTACTGATTATCGCCTGTCCCTGCGCGCTTGGCCTGGCGACGCCAATGTCGATCATGGTCGGGGTCGGGCGCGGTGCCCAGCTCGGCGTCCTGATCAAGAATGCAGAAGCACTCGAGCGGATGGAAAAAGTCGATACCATCGTGGTCGACAAGACCGGAACGCTGACCGAAGGCAAGCCAAAGCTCACCCAGATCCGCACAACGGCCCAGATTGGCCAGGACAGACTGCTTTATTTCGCAGCCAGTCTCGAACGGAGCAGTGAGCATCCACTGGCTCAGGCGATTGTACAATTGGCGGCTGAACGCGGCATGGCGCTCGGCACGGCGACCGACTTCGACAGCCCGGTCGGCAAAGGCGTGGTCGGACGGATCGATGGCCATCAGGTCGTCATCGGCAACGCTGACTTCCTGCGCAGCCACGGCCTGCCGGCGGAGCGGTTCAGTCACCAGGCCGATGAACTCCGCCAGGACGGCGCAACCGCCATCTATCTTGGCATCGACCAGGAGGTGGCCGGTATCCTGGCGATATCCGATCCGGTCAAGCAGACGACGCCAGCAGCGCTTGCCGCCCTGCGCGAAGATGGCATCCATGTCGTTATGCTGACGGGCGACAACCGCATCACGGCCGAAGCCGTGGCGCGACGCCTCGGGATCGAAGAGGTAGAGGCCGATGTGCTGCCGGACCGCAAGAGCGCCATCGTCGAGCGCCTGCGCGGCGAAGGCCGTGTGGTGGCCATGGCCGGCGATGGCGTGAACGACGCACCCGCGCTTGCGGCCGCCGATGTCGGCATTGCCATGGGGACCGGGACGGACGTCGCCATCGAAAGTGCCGGCGTCACCCTGCTGAAGGGCGATCTTCAGGGCATCGTGAAGGCCCGCCACCTCTCGGCCGCGACCATGCGGAACATCCGACAGAACCTGTTCTTCGCCTTCATCTACAATGCAGCGGGTGTACCGATCGCAGCCGGGGTGCTGTATCCGGCTTTTGGAATGCTTCTGTCACCTGTTATTGCTGCGGCCGCCATGGCCCTATCGTCGGTGAGTGTGATTGCCAACGCTTTGCGACTGCGTGCCGTCCGCATCAAATGA
- a CDS encoding adenylate/guanylate cyclase domain-containing protein, translating into MTEGTFLPQDLTQAFIASDLESERIASIIRAIILVTLLAAVFTARTQEADHRPLELAVLVYGIGTIGGLYAAWRKYHHAILPYFLVGFDIITLTTAIVMIGAELGISPIDAFTLPISGLLVVVFLHASLRYNPWLVVFAAGILATVVLIASMVSKVDDSGFHTDAAGHLMHFRVFPIIIFLLTMGILAVTTARTRRLIANVYVSTSRAATLSRYFSRDVAEELMNRPSGTPEFGDRIRAAVLFADLQGFTAMAEAMDPGELAKFVSDFRERISRPVLANGGVVDKYIGDAVMAVFGAPRQAPEDAKRAILCALSMVDEIEAWSRERKNLGKPPIRIAIGGHFGDVFAGVISDGTHLEYTVIGDTVNVASRLARLPRALETPLVLSTPLVEAAGYHDARLVALPPQPLPGHPKPMPVHKLSG; encoded by the coding sequence ATGACCGAAGGCACATTCCTCCCACAAGACCTTACGCAAGCCTTCATCGCATCCGACCTCGAAAGCGAGCGGATAGCATCGATCATTCGCGCCATCATCCTGGTGACGCTGCTGGCCGCAGTTTTTACGGCACGCACGCAGGAAGCAGATCACCGGCCACTGGAGTTGGCCGTGCTGGTTTACGGCATCGGAACCATTGGGGGCCTGTATGCGGCCTGGAGGAAGTATCATCACGCCATCCTACCCTATTTCCTGGTCGGCTTCGACATCATCACCTTGACGACTGCCATCGTCATGATCGGGGCGGAATTAGGCATTTCGCCAATTGACGCTTTCACGCTGCCGATCTCTGGCCTGCTTGTCGTAGTCTTCCTCCATGCGTCACTTCGCTACAACCCTTGGCTGGTGGTGTTTGCGGCCGGCATCCTGGCGACAGTGGTCCTGATCGCGTCAATGGTCAGCAAAGTTGATGACTCTGGCTTCCATACGGATGCGGCAGGGCATCTGATGCACTTCAGAGTTTTTCCGATCATCATTTTCCTGCTGACCATGGGCATTCTCGCGGTAACGACCGCGCGAACCAGGCGACTGATTGCCAATGTCTATGTCAGCACCAGTCGGGCCGCCACCTTGTCTCGCTACTTTTCCCGCGACGTCGCTGAAGAGCTGATGAACAGGCCATCTGGAACACCTGAGTTTGGCGATCGCATCCGCGCCGCGGTGCTGTTTGCCGACTTGCAAGGCTTCACCGCCATGGCGGAGGCGATGGATCCTGGCGAGCTTGCCAAGTTCGTTTCGGACTTCAGGGAGCGGATTTCCAGGCCAGTATTGGCCAATGGCGGTGTGGTCGATAAATACATCGGCGACGCCGTCATGGCGGTCTTCGGCGCACCACGACAGGCGCCGGAAGATGCAAAGCGGGCCATACTCTGTGCTCTGTCGATGGTCGATGAAATCGAGGCCTGGTCCCGGGAACGCAAAAATCTGGGCAAGCCGCCCATTCGTATCGCGATTGGTGGGCATTTCGGGGATGTGTTCGCAGGCGTGATCAGCGATGGCACGCATCTGGAATATACCGTCATTGGCGATACCGTGAATGTCGCCAGCCGTCTCGCGCGATTACCGCGTGCCTTGGAGACACCGCTGGTTCTCTCGACTCCGCTTGTCGAGGCGGCAGGTTACCACGATGCCAGGCTTGTGGCGCTGCCGCCGCAACCGCTTCCCGGCCACCCCAAACCGATGCCAGTGCATAAGCTTTCAGGCTGA
- a CDS encoding MerR family transcriptional regulator, with translation MKNQSLTIGQLADQSGCSVQIVRHYEEEGLLPEPPRTAGNQRRYGANHLRRLQFIRHSRDLGFSLGDIREIIRISDEPDQSCDAVNAIAQQHLENVERRISQLKALRKELKRMVGECGSGKVAECRIIETLADFGHAHCRHDQA, from the coding sequence ATGAAAAATCAATCACTTACGATTGGACAGCTTGCCGACCAGAGCGGCTGCTCTGTCCAGATTGTCCGTCACTATGAAGAGGAAGGCCTGCTACCAGAGCCTCCCAGGACGGCAGGCAATCAGCGCCGATATGGCGCCAATCATCTCCGACGCCTGCAATTCATCAGGCACAGCCGGGATCTTGGCTTTTCGCTCGGGGATATCCGGGAAATCATCCGCATCTCAGACGAGCCGGACCAGAGTTGCGATGCGGTCAATGCAATCGCGCAGCAACATCTCGAAAACGTCGAGCGACGCATCTCGCAGCTCAAGGCCTTGCGTAAAGAGCTGAAGCGGATGGTTGGTGAATGTGGCTCCGGCAAAGTCGCTGAATGCCGCATCATCGAAACACTGGCGGACTTTGGACATGCCCATTGCCGTCATGACCAGGCGTGA
- a CDS encoding TolC family protein, producing the protein MMTQAITMRRLTASVALVALLGACAGPVANRAFKEVASTTEQRIGQKPVWIKSEEDEVKVRKTIDELLAKPLSADDAVQVALLNNRRLQGNFSELGIGAADLTSSWRPENPGFSFARLRRGQEIEIERSIGIDALSLLVLPITASIESRRFERTKLNTATEVLSLAAQTKRAWYEAVAAEQTAKYVAQVRETAEVQAELARRMRSVGNWNTLDYVRERIFYADATARLAKSRVMATAARERLGRLMGLWGNDMAYKLPDRLPTLPGSPRSVENIEAKAITERLDIQMAKADVSALQKSYGLTNATRFVNVLEVGFQRNSQSEAKDQTGYEVSFQVPLFDFGDAKATKAEQYYLQAVHRLADTAVNARSAAREAWLGYQTNYELAKHYQDEVIPLRQKASEEMVQRYNGMLISVFELLSDARDQIADVTSALEAQRDFWIADTDLTFVTIAPVEAGTPAGGNAVAAARAGGGH; encoded by the coding sequence ATGATGACCCAAGCCATTACCATGCGCCGCCTCACCGCGAGCGTTGCCCTTGTCGCCTTACTGGGCGCCTGCGCCGGCCCGGTTGCCAATCGTGCCTTCAAGGAGGTCGCATCCACCACGGAACAGCGCATCGGCCAGAAGCCGGTCTGGATCAAGTCCGAGGAGGATGAGGTCAAGGTCCGCAAGACCATCGACGAATTGCTGGCCAAGCCGTTGAGCGCCGATGACGCGGTCCAGGTCGCCCTGCTGAACAATCGCCGGCTGCAGGGCAACTTCTCCGAGCTCGGCATCGGCGCTGCCGATCTGACCAGCTCCTGGCGGCCAGAGAATCCTGGCTTCAGCTTTGCCCGACTGAGGCGTGGCCAGGAGATCGAGATCGAACGTTCGATCGGGATCGACGCCCTCAGCTTGCTGGTGTTGCCGATCACGGCCAGCATCGAAAGCCGGCGGTTCGAGCGGACAAAACTCAATACTGCCACCGAAGTGCTGTCGCTGGCGGCCCAGACGAAGCGGGCCTGGTATGAGGCTGTGGCTGCCGAACAGACTGCTAAATATGTAGCCCAGGTCCGCGAGACGGCCGAAGTCCAGGCCGAACTAGCCCGCCGCATGCGCTCCGTCGGCAACTGGAACACGCTCGACTATGTCCGCGAGCGAATCTTCTATGCCGATGCCACAGCCCGCCTGGCCAAGAGCCGGGTGATGGCCACGGCTGCCCGTGAGCGGCTCGGCCGTCTGATGGGTCTGTGGGGCAACGATATGGCCTACAAACTGCCGGACCGGCTGCCCACCCTGCCTGGCAGCCCGCGCAGCGTAGAGAATATCGAAGCCAAGGCGATCACCGAACGCCTCGATATCCAGATGGCCAAGGCCGACGTGTCCGCCCTGCAGAAGTCCTATGGGCTGACCAATGCGACCCGCTTCGTGAATGTCCTCGAAGTCGGTTTCCAGCGGAACAGCCAGAGCGAGGCCAAGGACCAGACCGGATACGAGGTCAGCTTCCAGGTTCCGCTGTTCGACTTCGGTGACGCCAAGGCGACCAAGGCCGAGCAGTATTATCTGCAGGCGGTGCATCGCCTGGCCGACACGGCGGTCAATGCCCGTTCGGCTGCGCGTGAGGCCTGGCTTGGCTACCAGACCAACTATGAGCTCGCCAAGCACTATCAGGACGAGGTCATCCCGCTACGCCAGAAGGCGTCCGAGGAGATGGTGCAGCGTTACAACGGGATGCTGATCAGCGTATTCGAACTGCTGTCAGACGCCCGTGACCAGATCGCCGATGTCACTTCGGCGCTGGAAGCGCAGCGCGATTTCTGGATCGCCGATACCGACCTCACCTTTGTGACCATCGCGCCCGTCGAAGCCGGCACACCGGCTGGCGGCAATGCTGTTGCCGCTGCCCGCGCCGGCGGCGGTCACTGA
- a CDS encoding heavy-metal-associated domain-containing protein — MTDLTVPDMTCGHCEASIRKVVAALPGVDDIVVDRPNKRISVRGSVSDDAVRKAIENAGFTPKTASA, encoded by the coding sequence ATGACTGACCTTACCGTTCCCGACATGACCTGTGGTCATTGCGAGGCCAGTATCCGCAAGGTGGTTGCCGCTTTGCCTGGCGTCGATGACATCGTCGTCGATCGCCCGAACAAGCGCATTTCCGTGCGTGGCTCAGTGTCTGACGATGCGGTTCGCAAGGCCATCGAAAATGCTGGCTTCACGCCAAAGACAGCGTCGGCGTGA